One Colias croceus chromosome 29, ilColCroc2.1 DNA segment encodes these proteins:
- the LOC123704390 gene encoding uncharacterized protein LOC123704390 — translation MSLGVTRERYNIITSRYADFLKILDKDVPPVRVFDPLTKKQIGELELIRDISKYLQEKKDDDIAAANKAETEEVVEKPKAEVVEEVKEKEASN, via the exons ATGTCGCTCGGTGTAACTCGCGAACGCTACAACATAATAACTTCGCGTTACGCGGACTTCCTCAAGATACTTGACAAGGACGTTCCACCGGTTCGTGTCTTCGATCCGCTGACAAAGAAGCAAATTGGTGAACTGGAGCTGATCAGGGATATCAGCAAGTACTTGCAAGAGAAGAAGGATGATGACATTGCTGCTGCTAAC aaagCCGAAACAGAAGAGGTCGTTGAAAAGCCAAAAGCCGAAGTTGTTGAAGAGGTAAAAGAGAAAGAAGCTTCGAACTAA